AGCTTGTTCACATCCAGCAAGACACCGGTCCGCTCCATACGCGACAGCACGGGCACCAGTGGCATCTCAATGTCTTCCAGTACATGTTTCAGTTTCGGGTCGACATTCAGCTTCCCGATCAGCAAATGATGCAGGCGCAAGGTAATGTCTGCGTCTTCCGCCGCATATGGGCCAGCCTGTTCAAGATCGATCTGATTGAACGTCAGCTGTTTCTTCCCTTTGCCGGCAATCTCTTCGAAACTGATGGTCTTGTGCTCCAGATAACGCAGCGACAGGCTGTCCATATCATGGCGGCCGACCACGCTGTTATAGACATAAGACTCCAGCATGGTGTCGAAACGGATCCCCTGCATGTCGACGCCGTAACGGGCCAGTACACTGGCATCATATTTCAGGTTCTGACCGACTTTCGCCTGTGCCGGATCTTCCAGTAATGGCTTCAGCTGCGCAATCACCCAGTCGCGATCCAGTTGTGCCGGTGCGTCCAGATAGTCATGTGCAACCGGCACATAAGCCGCTTGGCCTTCTTCAGCCGCAAAGGACAGCCCGACCAGATTGGCGATCATGTAATCCAGACTGTCGGTTTCGGTATCAAAGGCAAAGACTTCAGCCTGTTTCAGAATATCCAGCCACTCCAGGAAGCGAGCTTCATCCAGCACCACTTCATAGCCACTGCGATCAATCACAGGTGCCGGTGACTTCGACGGCGCCGCTTCCTCACTGACCGGGCTGGCCGCGCTGTCCGCAACAATGCGGCCGTCACTGCCGTCCAGCATTTCTGCCAGCCAGCGACGGAACTGTAACTTGCCGAACAGACGGGTCAGCTCATCCGTATCCGGCGTGCCTTTTTGCAGATCCTGCGGGCCGAATTCCAGTGCGACGTCCAGCTTGATCGTCGCCAGTTCGTAAGACATAAAGGCCGCATCACGATGTTCTTCCAGCTTTTTCGGCATGGTTTTCGAGCCACGGAAGCCCAATCCCGGAATTGCATCCAGATGGTCATACAAGTCTTTCAGGCCGCCGATGCCAGTCAGCAATGCGGTAGCCGTCTTGTCGCCCACCCCGGGAACGCCCGGAATGTTATCAACTTTATCTCCCATCAGTGCCAGATAATCGATGATCAGCTCCGGACCAATCCCGAACTTTTCACGCACGCCTTCGGGATCCATCACGACACCGGTCATGGTATTAATCAGGGTGACATTCTCATCCACCAGCTGTGCCATGTCTTTATCTCCGGTGCTGATCAGAACCGGCATGCCAGCCTGCGACGCCTGACAGGCCAGGGTCCCGATCACATCATCTGCTTCAACACCCGGTTCACAGATCAATGGCAGCCCCATGGCCTTGATAATGGCATGCAGAGGTTCGATCTGAGCGCGCAAATCATCCGGCATCGGCGGCCGATGCGCTTTATACTCGGGATAGAGCTCATCGCGGAAGGTCTTGCCCTTGGCATCAAACACCACAGCAATATGCTCTGTGGCAAACTGCCGCAGCATGCTCCGCAACATATTCACCACACCATACACCGCCCCGGTCGGTTCGCCGTCAGAGTTGGTAAAGTTAGGCGCGGCATGATACGCACGGTAGAGATACGAGGAGCCATCGATCAGGATCAGTGGATTTTCTGGAATAGTTGCCATAATGGATTATCAGTATCTGGGAGATAAAAGGATCAGAACCTTAGGATGCCACGAGACGTGCCAAGTGTTAACCGAAGTTTTCCCTGTTGTTGGCCCGAGATCTGTGGATAAGTTTGTTAACTATTGCCGAGAGCCTGAAGATCATTTTTGCTTCTTGATCAGAAAAACGATTTTTAGTCATTTGAGATCAATGGTTTATTTAGCAAAGCAAAAATGGATCCATGATCCTGAAATGATCATCAAATGTGGAAAAAGTTATCAGATGGCGGTGTAATCGGACAAAGCGGTGTTAATTTCTTCAGTTTTGAACAAAAAGGAGGCCAAGATGAAGAAGGTTGCAGTCATTTTAAGCGGTTCGGGTGTATTTGACGGCAGTGAGATCCATGAAGCCGTTCTGGCATTACATGCCATTGAACAGGCTGGGGCCAGCTGGCACTGCTTTGCACCCAATATGGAACAGCATCATGTGATTAACCATATGACCGGTGAGCCCATGAACGAAACACGCAATGTCCTGATTGAAGCTGCGCGGATTGCACGGGGCCAGATCCAGGATGTTGCCGAGCTCAGCGCCCGGGACTTCGATGCATTATTGCTGCCCGGCGGCTTTGGCGCAGCAAAAAATCTGTCAGATTTTGCGTTCAACGGTGCCCACTGCCAAATTCATCCAGAGGTGAAACGTGCCTGTCAGGAATTTGCCCGGGCGCAGAAACCTGCCGGTTATCTGTGTATTGCACCGGTTCTCATTCCTCAGATTTACGGTCAGGGCGCCAAAGGCACCATCGGTAATGAAAAAGAAGTCGCCAGTGCATTTCGGGCCATGGGCGGCGATCATATCGATTGTCCTGTGGATGAATTCGTGCTGGATCAGGAACGCAGTCTGCTCAGCAGCCCGGCTTACATGCTGGCAGGTTCTATCTCTGAAGCCGCCAGTGGGATCAATAAACTGGTGCAGCAGCTGGTGAAAATGGCCTGAATAAGAAAAAGCGGCGCTTGATTCAAGCGCCGCTCAGCAGAAACGGTCGAGGTTATCAGCCCTACACTAAAAACCAAACCCAAGCTGTATACTGGAAGCAATGTGAGCAATGTCGTGCCTTCATACGAGAAAGGATAACAAGATGTTCCTCGCTGAGCGCCAGTTAATAATAACCATTCTCATTACCTTTGCAAGCCTTTATTGAGAATAATTTTCATTTACTAAGTTTTTCAAAGACTTCCCCGACCTCTTTTCACCCTGAGATCCGGAGCTGCCAAAAAAGAAAAAGCGGCGCCTGAGAACAAGCACCGCTAAGCAAAAGTCAGCAGAATATTCAGCCCTACACTCAATACCCGCCTTCGCTAAAGTACACTGGAAGCAATGTGAGCAATGTCGTGCCATCAAACAGAAATCCTCTGGTGTGAGTTTTCCTTGAAAGCAAGTTAATAATAACTATTCTCACTTAAGGTTCAAGTGTTATTTGAGAATTATTTTCATTTAAATTCATTCCAGGTCTTCACGAAATGCAGCCGGTAGTCCTCAATCCCGTCTTTCTTCTCCATATGCTCAATCTGATAGCCGTTTCGCAGCAATAAACGCAGCATAGCCGGAAAACGGTTACGGGATTTCACCCGCAGCTCCGCATACCCCTGCGCCTGGACCCAGTTTTCCTGCGCTGACAGCAGTGCCTGTGCCACACCATTCTGACGGCCCTCCGGCACCACACCGCCCAGCCAGCTGTAAAAGCAGGTTTCAGACAGGCGATAACCGATTTTCACCCCGAGCAATATGCCGTTCTTTTCAGCAATCAGGATCAAA
This DNA window, taken from Photobacterium sp. CCB-ST2H9, encodes the following:
- the polA gene encoding DNA polymerase I, whose product is MATIPENPLILIDGSSYLYRAYHAAPNFTNSDGEPTGAVYGVVNMLRSMLRQFATEHIAVVFDAKGKTFRDELYPEYKAHRPPMPDDLRAQIEPLHAIIKAMGLPLICEPGVEADDVIGTLACQASQAGMPVLISTGDKDMAQLVDENVTLINTMTGVVMDPEGVREKFGIGPELIIDYLALMGDKVDNIPGVPGVGDKTATALLTGIGGLKDLYDHLDAIPGLGFRGSKTMPKKLEEHRDAAFMSYELATIKLDVALEFGPQDLQKGTPDTDELTRLFGKLQFRRWLAEMLDGSDGRIVADSAASPVSEEAAPSKSPAPVIDRSGYEVVLDEARFLEWLDILKQAEVFAFDTETDSLDYMIANLVGLSFAAEEGQAAYVPVAHDYLDAPAQLDRDWVIAQLKPLLEDPAQAKVGQNLKYDASVLARYGVDMQGIRFDTMLESYVYNSVVGRHDMDSLSLRYLEHKTISFEEIAGKGKKQLTFNQIDLEQAGPYAAEDADITLRLHHLLIGKLNVDPKLKHVLEDIEMPLVPVLSRMERTGVLLDVNKLAKQSQEIAVRLDELQTQAYEVAGEEFNLCSPKQLQAILFEKMGLPVLKKTPSGTPSTNEEVLQELALDYPLPKLILEHRGLAKLKSTYTDKLPRMINPETKRVHTSYHQAVAATGRLSSTDPNLQNIPIRNEEGRRIRQAFIAPEGYQILAVDYSQIELRIMAHLSGDKALLEAFREGKDIHAATAAEILGIAIDEVTSEQRRRAKAINFGLIYGMSAFGLAKQLGMGRNEAQEYMNVYFERYPGVLEYMESTRTHASEQGYVETLFGRRLYLPDIQSRNAIRRKAAERAAINAPMQGTAADIIKRAMVAVDAWVQTQDSVRLLMQVHDELVFEVKTSELDRVAKSVCELMEAAAELDVPLIAEAGSGDNWDQAH
- the elbB gene encoding isoprenoid biosynthesis glyoxalase ElbB yields the protein MKKVAVILSGSGVFDGSEIHEAVLALHAIEQAGASWHCFAPNMEQHHVINHMTGEPMNETRNVLIEAARIARGQIQDVAELSARDFDALLLPGGFGAAKNLSDFAFNGAHCQIHPEVKRACQEFARAQKPAGYLCIAPVLIPQIYGQGAKGTIGNEKEVASAFRAMGGDHIDCPVDEFVLDQERSLLSSPAYMLAGSISEAASGINKLVQQLVKMA
- a CDS encoding GNAT family N-acetyltransferase: MKIREASLAEAAEVLARINELDQPETESSLASRVRGRSPLILIAEKNGILLGVKIGYRLSETCFYSWLGGVVPEGRQNGVAQALLSAQENWVQAQGYAELRVKSRNRFPAMLRLLLRNGYQIEHMEKKDGIEDYRLHFVKTWNEFK